The Deltaproteobacteria bacterium genome includes a region encoding these proteins:
- a CDS encoding DUF89 family protein, with protein sequence MIFISPECFPCFLRQADLAARAHGASEAQRNGLAARISAMLSDLPPNGVPAEIATRLQAIVREELDTPDPFLAVKRRELDRFSETSRRAEEIVAASPDPLAAAVKVAVFGNIMDSGIIERDCIEKEFDGFAGPAGVAEVPQGLLERIRGAKRIGVLLDNAGEAAFDVPLLARLGADGRKLWIGAKGGPVIDDLTAEEARRIGLSMYGEIVSNGNQGVGTILDLCTPEFRDRIDSSDLILSKGQANFETLTGRAQNAVFLLRCKCPVVSRALGKPEGDIVILDGAATA encoded by the coding sequence GTGATCTTCATTTCGCCGGAGTGCTTCCCCTGTTTCCTTCGGCAGGCGGATCTCGCGGCCCGGGCGCATGGAGCTTCGGAGGCGCAGAGGAACGGGCTCGCTGCGCGGATTTCGGCGATGCTCTCCGACCTCCCGCCAAACGGGGTTCCCGCCGAGATCGCCACGCGCCTCCAGGCGATCGTTCGCGAAGAGCTGGATACCCCCGATCCGTTCCTCGCGGTCAAGCGCAGGGAGCTTGACCGGTTTTCCGAAACGTCGAGACGCGCCGAGGAGATCGTCGCGGCATCTCCCGACCCGCTGGCGGCGGCGGTGAAAGTGGCGGTTTTCGGGAACATCATGGACTCCGGCATCATCGAGCGGGATTGCATCGAAAAGGAATTCGACGGGTTCGCGGGGCCGGCGGGAGTCGCCGAGGTTCCGCAAGGGCTTCTCGAAAGGATCCGCGGAGCGAAGCGGATAGGCGTCCTTCTCGACAATGCCGGCGAGGCCGCGTTCGACGTTCCCCTCCTCGCGCGGCTCGGCGCGGACGGCAGGAAGCTCTGGATCGGCGCCAAGGGCGGCCCGGTCATAGACGACCTGACGGCGGAAGAAGCGCGCAGGATCGGGCTTTCGATGTACGGAGAGATCGTCTCCAACGGCAACCAGGGTGTAGGCACCATCCTGGATCTCTGCACGCCGGAGTTCCGGGACCGGATCGATTCTTCCGACCTGATCCTTTCCAAGGGGCAGGCCAATTTCGAGACGCTAACGGGGCGGGCGCAGAACGCGGTGTTCCTCCTGCGCTGCAAGTGCCCCGTGGTGTCCCGCGCTCTCGGGAAGCCTGAGGGAGACATCGTCATACTGGACGGCGCGGCGACGGCATGA
- a CDS encoding threonylcarbamoyl-AMP synthase: MTRLARFDGTHVAYFPPGIVESLLAGGMVIYPTDTLYGLGVDPRSGEGLQKLIALKGRENRKPIPLLLDGPGRASLWASHIPGAASRLMEKYWPGGLTIVMPSWPDVPAGITGGSGTVGLRVPDHPIPRALAKALGGAITGTSANRAGNPGNWNTPEEIVLEFTGEVDWVLWDGPAPSPAADASRSPGSTVVRVEGNDILLLREGAIPFRGITEYLKKG; encoded by the coding sequence ATGACCCGCCTGGCGCGCTTCGACGGGACGCACGTCGCATATTTCCCCCCCGGGATCGTCGAGTCGCTCCTGGCGGGCGGGATGGTTATCTATCCCACGGATACGCTGTACGGCCTGGGAGTGGATCCTCGTTCCGGGGAGGGATTGCAGAAGCTCATTGCGTTGAAGGGGAGGGAGAACAGGAAACCCATACCTCTCCTTCTCGACGGCCCCGGCCGGGCCTCCCTTTGGGCGTCGCATATCCCAGGGGCTGCGTCGCGATTGATGGAAAAATACTGGCCGGGGGGACTGACGATCGTGATGCCATCCTGGCCGGACGTGCCGGCAGGGATCACTGGGGGCAGCGGCACCGTCGGGCTGAGGGTGCCGGACCACCCGATCCCGAGGGCGCTGGCGAAAGCTCTGGGGGGTGCGATAACCGGAACGTCGGCGAACCGGGCGGGAAATCCGGGCAACTGGAATACACCCGAGGAGATCGTGCTGGAATTCACCGGAGAGGTGGATTGGGTCCTCTGGGATGGGCCGGCGCCTTCGCCCGCTGCGGACGCTTCCCGGTCTCCCGGCTCGACGGTGGTTCGGGTAGAGGGAAACGATATCTTGCTTCTGCGGGAGGGGGCGATCCCTTTCCGCGGCATCACCGAATATTTGAAGAAGGGATAA
- a CDS encoding DUF1015 domain-containing protein, translating to MAIVAPFQGIHYDPGKVGDLSRVVSQPYDVISPEEQKALHQRHPRQIVRVDFGLAKEGDGPQENKYTRAAAHYSQWLSEGTLVQDSRPAFYYYEQEFTIAGKGTFVRKGFLGALRLSAFGEGEVLPHEKTLSRPKEDRLALMRVTDANMSPIFGLFSDPKDEVLAAMRKGMGAAPDFTATDDLGILHRVWTVADPAVQKSAAAKMADKKVFIADGHHRYETALAFREEMRKKFGKREDAAYEHVLMFLCNMDDQGIVILPTHRGVHSLPSFSENDFAAKVRAVLPMETRDGSPEDAIRALEAAGKKGKAIAWTAGGGKFHLVAFPDIENFCAERLAKFPAQLRSLDVVLLHGFLLEQVLGVTPDAVTAGTCVKYYKDPAKAVSDLSSGAIQAGFFLNSVTVEEFRNVSLSGHVLPQKSTFFYPKILTGLLIFSTRGDERVPAQA from the coding sequence ATGGCGATCGTCGCTCCGTTTCAAGGAATCCACTACGACCCCGGGAAGGTCGGAGACCTTTCCAGGGTAGTCTCCCAGCCTTACGACGTGATATCTCCGGAGGAGCAGAAGGCCCTTCACCAGCGGCATCCCCGCCAGATCGTCCGGGTCGACTTCGGTCTTGCGAAGGAAGGGGACGGCCCGCAGGAGAACAAGTACACCCGCGCAGCCGCCCACTACAGCCAATGGCTCTCCGAGGGGACGCTGGTGCAGGATTCCCGGCCCGCTTTCTACTACTACGAGCAGGAATTCACCATCGCCGGGAAGGGAACCTTCGTCCGCAAGGGGTTTCTGGGGGCCCTGCGCCTCTCCGCTTTCGGCGAAGGGGAAGTGCTGCCTCACGAGAAGACGCTTTCCCGGCCGAAGGAAGACCGGCTGGCCCTCATGCGCGTAACTGACGCGAACATGAGCCCGATCTTCGGGCTCTTCTCAGACCCGAAGGACGAAGTACTTGCCGCGATGCGGAAGGGGATGGGAGCCGCGCCCGATTTCACCGCGACCGACGACCTGGGAATCCTGCACAGGGTATGGACCGTGGCGGATCCGGCGGTCCAGAAGTCCGCGGCGGCGAAAATGGCTGACAAAAAGGTATTCATCGCGGACGGCCACCATCGGTACGAGACCGCCCTGGCGTTCCGTGAGGAGATGCGGAAAAAATTCGGGAAACGTGAAGACGCAGCGTACGAGCACGTCCTGATGTTCCTGTGCAACATGGACGACCAGGGGATCGTTATTCTCCCCACCCATCGCGGGGTGCACTCCCTCCCTTCCTTCTCCGAGAACGATTTCGCCGCGAAAGTGCGCGCCGTGCTGCCCATGGAAACCCGCGACGGGTCGCCGGAGGACGCGATCCGGGCCCTGGAAGCCGCCGGGAAGAAGGGTAAGGCTATCGCCTGGACCGCGGGGGGGGGGAAATTCCACCTGGTCGCTTTCCCCGACATCGAGAATTTCTGCGCGGAGCGGTTGGCCAAATTCCCGGCGCAACTCCGCAGCCTGGACGTCGTGCTCCTGCACGGATTCCTGCTGGAGCAAGTGCTGGGCGTCACCCCGGATGCGGTGACTGCGGGGACCTGCGTCAAGTATTACAAGGACCCGGCGAAAGCGGTATCGGACCTGTCGAGCGGAGCGATCCAGGCCGGATTTTTCCTCAATTCCGTGACCGTCGAAGAATTCCGGAACGTGTCGCTCTCAGGCCACGTGCTCCCGCAGAAGTCCACGTTCTTCTACCCGAAGATCCTGACCGGCCTCCTGATCTTCTCCACGCGCGGTGATGAGCGGGTCCCGGCGCAGGCATAA
- a CDS encoding methyltransferase: MSGSRRRHKEGVEGRKRALPRAGTCPPSPVRQNAEAHRDRDGAAFASLTIRQPQSGYRFSIDSVLLADFASAFCGEVVLDLGTGCGVALLLLSRMCGSLRYGVGVEVQRELYEFARGNIEENGFSGSLSAVHGDFREKLPGLSGGSFDLVISNPPYRRVGDGRRNPDPQKEIARHEVMCTMPELFRSAGRYLSPTGRFAMLGLPQRLGEMLSCATAERIFPDTLRFVHPYPDKPANLLLFAASRRKPPEFSVLPPLAVYSEKGRYHPDVERIYQAVNPASPD, encoded by the coding sequence ATGAGCGGGTCCCGGCGCAGGCATAAAGAGGGCGTTGAGGGGCGGAAGCGGGCGCTCCCGCGGGCGGGGACCTGCCCGCCTTCGCCCGTCCGGCAAAATGCCGAAGCCCATCGGGACCGCGACGGGGCGGCCTTCGCCTCGCTCACCATCCGCCAGCCGCAGAGCGGCTACCGTTTCTCGATCGACTCGGTGCTCCTTGCCGATTTCGCATCGGCCTTCTGCGGAGAAGTGGTCCTTGACCTCGGAACCGGCTGCGGAGTGGCACTTCTGCTGCTTTCGAGGATGTGCGGGTCCTTAAGGTACGGCGTCGGAGTGGAGGTACAGCGTGAGCTGTACGAATTCGCCAGGGGAAACATAGAGGAAAACGGTTTTTCGGGGAGCCTCTCCGCAGTCCACGGCGATTTCAGGGAAAAACTCCCCGGGTTGTCGGGTGGGTCTTTCGACCTTGTCATCTCCAATCCCCCATACCGCAGGGTCGGAGACGGCAGGAGAAATCCGGATCCGCAAAAGGAAATCGCCCGCCACGAAGTGATGTGCACGATGCCCGAGCTCTTCAGATCGGCGGGCAGGTATCTCTCCCCGACGGGGCGGTTCGCGATGCTGGGACTTCCACAGCGGCTGGGCGAGATGCTCTCCTGCGCGACGGCCGAGAGGATCTTCCCGGACACACTGCGGTTCGTGCATCCGTATCCGGACAAGCCCGCCAACCTCCTGTTGTTCGCGGCGAGCCGCCGCAAGCCCCCCGAGTTCTCCGTCCTCCCCCCTCTTGCCGTCTATTCGGAAAAGGGACGTTATCACCCCGACGTGGAACGGATCTACCAGGCCGTCAATCCCGCTTCGCCAGATTGA
- a CDS encoding DUF721 domain-containing protein, which translates to MKRAARISDFLEELLSGQGFASIAWTVRLRAAWPGIVGPLLSEKTSPLKLKNGVLTVLVQNHAWAQELHLKKPFMIEQANTALGTDSVKDIRFSVGSLASGEEDGREAERQRKEPLPLVPDPEGMEGIADPETRRILRSIARRIASRKR; encoded by the coding sequence ATGAAACGGGCTGCAAGGATCTCCGATTTCCTCGAAGAACTCCTTTCCGGCCAGGGCTTCGCCTCGATTGCGTGGACGGTCCGCCTCCGCGCGGCCTGGCCCGGTATCGTCGGTCCTCTTCTTTCCGAAAAGACCTCCCCCTTGAAGCTGAAAAACGGGGTTCTCACGGTGCTCGTGCAAAACCATGCGTGGGCCCAGGAGCTGCATCTCAAAAAACCCTTCATGATCGAACAGGCGAACACTGCCCTCGGGACGGATTCCGTGAAGGACATACGCTTTTCCGTGGGGTCCCTCGCCTCAGGTGAAGAGGACGGCCGGGAGGCAGAACGGCAGCGAAAGGAACCCCTCCCGCTCGTCCCCGATCCGGAGGGAATGGAGGGCATTGCCGACCCCGAAACCCGCCGGATCCTCCGCTCCATCGCCCGCCGAATCGCCTCGCGGAAGCGTTAG
- a CDS encoding DUF3343 domain-containing protein, translated as MVLIFRGTHQVMSAEKHLKKKGVAMRLIPVPRRLASDCGLAIRIPGDQQAKARETLAAAKLLPQSAHILREKEKYEKVPF; from the coding sequence ATGGTGCTGATATTCCGGGGAACCCACCAGGTCATGTCGGCGGAAAAGCATTTGAAAAAAAAGGGCGTGGCGATGCGCCTGATCCCCGTGCCCCGGCGGCTTGCTTCCGACTGCGGCCTCGCAATCCGGATACCGGGGGACCAGCAGGCGAAGGCTCGGGAAACGCTTGCGGCAGCGAAACTTCTTCCCCAATCGGCCCACATCTTGCGGGAAAAGGAGAAGTACGAGAAAGTACCTTTTTGA
- a CDS encoding LysM peptidoglycan-binding domain-containing protein, with amino-acid sequence MRKGRSYPGFLGITVLALLITFTVSGVAGEPPALQGSQASSPVSLPPSAPATRPVPPDLNTNAVQSSSIQAAPKESASSAQPAGSPAASVETHSTKPLPLPVSIVSNPKPVPVLSAPAEEKEPDRVLSHTEVDHELAKEKDEGKAGDTSGFFVSAKGETGNQEEGLYDGLMGRIGMWMRYFQTTGRGKFELYLTRSGKYADMMRGILAKYGMPGDLIYLALIESGFSPKAYSVAKAAGPWQFIAETGRRYGLRIDWWTDERRDYEKSTHAAASYLKELYDMFDSWPLATAAYNAGEGKILRAVNRYNSADFVELIRHRYLKQETKDYVPKMIAALTIAKEPEKFGFGDVKYEAPLEFDKATVPGGTGLAALGKVIGVPYESLREWNPELRRFCTPPNRETYELRLPKGYGRIVEERMEEIRANTRVTFLLHSVKKGETLSSLAERYQTPASTLQELNGMKKPGLGRNARIIIPVVGLSQEEAVPGKEVSAQQVEAAFKRLDDGTRKSRIVKVRKGESLKAVANRAGVSVDDLAEANGLSVKSRVKAGRKLKVPGGGVIVAKKGSAAEHDGKKEMRHVVRRGDTLSRISRVYGVSLEKLSEKNSMKHGQVLVPGRVLLIPVGS; translated from the coding sequence GTGCGCAAGGGAAGATCATACCCGGGTTTCCTTGGAATTACCGTTCTTGCCCTCCTGATAACATTTACGGTATCCGGGGTCGCCGGAGAACCGCCGGCGCTTCAGGGATCGCAGGCGTCCAGCCCGGTTTCCCTGCCCCCATCGGCCCCTGCAACCAGGCCGGTCCCCCCGGACTTGAATACAAACGCGGTACAGTCTTCGAGCATTCAGGCGGCTCCGAAGGAATCGGCATCCTCCGCCCAACCGGCGGGTTCCCCTGCAGCGAGCGTCGAAACGCACTCCACCAAGCCCTTGCCGCTTCCCGTCTCTATCGTTTCCAACCCGAAACCTGTTCCCGTCCTTTCCGCGCCGGCGGAAGAAAAGGAACCGGACCGCGTCCTGTCGCACACTGAGGTAGACCACGAACTGGCAAAGGAGAAGGACGAAGGAAAAGCGGGGGACACGTCGGGATTCTTCGTCAGCGCCAAAGGGGAAACCGGGAACCAGGAGGAAGGTCTCTACGACGGCCTCATGGGCCGAATCGGAATGTGGATGCGCTATTTTCAGACCACCGGCAGGGGGAAATTCGAGCTGTACCTGACCAGGTCCGGAAAATACGCGGACATGATGCGGGGAATCCTGGCCAAGTACGGCATGCCGGGCGACCTCATATACCTCGCTCTCATCGAGAGCGGTTTTTCCCCGAAGGCCTATTCGGTGGCTAAGGCCGCGGGCCCCTGGCAGTTCATCGCCGAGACCGGCCGCCGGTACGGGCTGCGCATAGATTGGTGGACCGACGAACGACGGGACTACGAAAAATCTACCCACGCCGCCGCTTCGTACCTGAAGGAGTTGTACGACATGTTCGACTCCTGGCCGCTGGCCACCGCCGCGTACAACGCGGGGGAAGGGAAGATCCTCCGTGCGGTGAACCGTTACAATTCCGCCGATTTCGTGGAGTTGATCCGCCACCGTTACCTGAAGCAGGAAACGAAGGATTACGTTCCGAAGATGATAGCCGCCCTGACGATCGCCAAGGAGCCGGAGAAATTCGGGTTCGGGGACGTGAAGTACGAGGCGCCGCTGGAGTTCGACAAGGCCACCGTTCCCGGCGGAACGGGGCTCGCGGCCCTGGGCAAGGTGATCGGCGTCCCCTACGAATCGCTGCGCGAGTGGAATCCCGAGCTTCGGCGGTTTTGCACCCCCCCCAACCGGGAGACTTACGAGCTTCGTCTTCCCAAGGGATACGGAAGAATCGTCGAGGAGCGGATGGAGGAGATCCGGGCGAACACACGGGTGACGTTCCTGCTCCACTCGGTAAAGAAGGGAGAAACGCTATCCTCCCTCGCCGAAAGGTACCAGACTCCGGCATCCACCCTCCAGGAACTGAACGGGATGAAGAAGCCCGGCCTGGGGCGCAATGCGCGCATCATCATCCCCGTGGTGGGACTGTCCCAGGAGGAAGCCGTTCCGGGTAAGGAGGTCTCAGCGCAGCAGGTGGAAGCGGCGTTCAAGCGGCTGGATGACGGGACCCGGAAGAGCCGTATCGTAAAGGTAAGGAAAGGGGAGTCCCTGAAGGCCGTCGCGAACCGGGCGGGCGTTTCCGTCGATGATCTTGCCGAGGCGAACGGCTTGAGCGTAAAGAGCCGCGTGAAGGCGGGCAGGAAACTTAAAGTTCCGGGCGGCGGCGTCATCGTGGCGAAGAAAGGATCCGCCGCGGAGCATGACGGAAAGAAGGAGATGCGGCACGTGGTTCGGCGCGGCGACACCCTTTCGAGGATCTCAAGGGTTTACGGCGTTTCCCTCGAAAAACTGAGCGAGAAAAACAGCATGAAACATGGGCAGGTTCTGGTCCCGGGGCGCGTCCTGCTCATACCGGTAGGGTCTTAA
- a CDS encoding aminotransferase class V-fold PLP-dependent enzyme yields MFDPRAFLYLDNAATSLPKPRGVADAVRNAILRAGNPGRSAHALSIRSARDLFEARERVARFFGATDSSRFVFTENATTALNIAIKGILRPGDHAVTTSVEHNSVMRPLRRMEDGGVSVTVVQAGRDGSVDAKAVLSAVRRNTRLIAMVHASNVSGAIQPVGEIARKARRLGVYTLVDAAQTAGSLPIDLADLPADLVAAPGHKGLLGPQGTGFLYVRDRVPLVPLIEGGTGSRSENDRQPDFFPDALESGTQNSVGVAGLAVSLSWLLRRGVEDIRKKEAGLLAQAIEGLERIPRVTVFGPKDPARCVSVLSFLVEGMDPAETGRRLEKDFGILVRAGLHCSPNTHRTMGTFPEGTVRVSPGPFTTRREIARFLAAMRRISASRR; encoded by the coding sequence ATTTTCGATCCTCGCGCTTTTCTTTACCTCGACAACGCGGCGACTTCCCTTCCGAAACCACGGGGGGTGGCGGATGCCGTCCGCAATGCGATTCTGCGGGCGGGAAACCCGGGGCGTTCGGCCCACGCCCTGTCGATCCGTTCCGCGCGCGACCTGTTCGAGGCGCGCGAAAGGGTTGCCCGCTTCTTCGGCGCCACCGACAGTTCCCGATTCGTATTCACCGAAAACGCAACAACGGCGCTGAACATCGCGATCAAGGGGATCTTAAGGCCCGGCGACCACGCGGTGACTACTTCCGTCGAACACAATTCGGTGATGCGACCCTTAAGGAGGATGGAAGACGGGGGGGTGTCGGTGACGGTTGTGCAGGCGGGACGCGACGGTTCGGTCGACGCGAAGGCGGTCCTGTCCGCCGTCCGGCGGAACACGCGGCTGATTGCGATGGTCCATGCGTCCAACGTTTCCGGGGCGATTCAACCCGTCGGCGAAATCGCGCGCAAGGCGCGCCGTCTTGGCGTGTACACGCTGGTCGACGCGGCCCAGACGGCGGGCTCGCTGCCGATCGACCTCGCGGACCTTCCGGCGGATCTCGTTGCCGCTCCGGGTCACAAGGGACTCCTGGGGCCCCAGGGGACGGGATTCCTGTACGTCCGCGACAGGGTACCTCTCGTGCCTCTTATCGAGGGCGGGACGGGAAGCCGCTCCGAGAACGACCGCCAACCGGATTTTTTCCCCGACGCGCTCGAATCGGGAACGCAGAACAGCGTGGGGGTGGCGGGACTTGCCGTTTCCCTTTCCTGGCTTCTGCGCAGGGGGGTGGAGGACATCCGGAAGAAGGAGGCGGGACTGCTGGCGCAGGCGATCGAAGGCCTGGAGCGCATCCCGCGCGTGACCGTATTCGGACCGAAGGACCCGGCGCGGTGCGTGTCCGTGCTTTCATTCCTGGTGGAGGGGATGGACCCCGCGGAAACGGGACGGCGGCTTGAGAAGGACTTCGGCATTCTCGTTCGGGCGGGGTTGCACTGCTCCCCCAATACTCACCGGACGATGGGAACGTTTCCGGAAGGCACGGTGCGCGTGAGCCCCGGGCCGTTCACGACCCGGCGGGAGATTGCGCGTTTCCTCGCTGCGATGCGGAGGATCAGCGCTTCACGCCGATAA
- the rfaE2 gene encoding D-glycero-beta-D-manno-heptose 1-phosphate adenylyltransferase, with product MIPSGKVAPFFSRLRREGKRIVFTNGCFDILHAGHARYLRQASGMGDVLVVGVNTDASVRRLKGEGRPVQGEKDRAYVLASLACVSYVVIFREDTPEALIRRVVPDVLVKGGDWKGKDIVGSEFVRSRGGSVKALRFVPGRSTTSILGRASLIGVKR from the coding sequence ATAATCCCTTCGGGTAAGGTCGCCCCCTTCTTCTCGCGCCTGCGCCGCGAGGGAAAGCGGATCGTATTCACGAACGGGTGCTTCGACATACTTCACGCAGGCCATGCGCGGTACCTTCGGCAGGCGTCGGGAATGGGGGACGTGCTGGTCGTCGGCGTCAACACGGACGCCTCCGTGAGAAGGTTGAAAGGGGAAGGACGGCCCGTGCAGGGGGAGAAAGATCGCGCGTACGTGCTGGCGTCGCTCGCCTGCGTCTCCTACGTCGTGATATTCAGGGAGGATACGCCGGAAGCCCTGATCCGCCGTGTCGTGCCCGACGTCCTCGTCAAGGGGGGCGACTGGAAGGGAAAGGATATCGTCGGCTCGGAGTTCGTCCGCTCGCGTGGCGGCAGCGTCAAGGCGCTGCGCTTCGTCCCCGGGCGCTCGACGACCTCCATCCTCGGTCGGGCGTCCCTTATCGGCGTGAAGCGCTGA
- a CDS encoding carbon-nitrogen family hydrolase, which yields MTRPFQASVVQFRIDMGNVDANTARAFALLGKAAASGAALCVLPEMWSTGFAYDRLVALSSTTPGMLKRLRAFASGHRMAIAGSLPERKGGSVYNTLYTIDRDGTIAGKYRKAHLFQPSGEHLHFLKGTGARVVETAVGSVGPLICYDLRFPELSRKYFLEGASLFCVSAQWPSIRKAHWDLLITARAVENQLFVLASNAVERSGDFRFAGGSMIVSPWGAQLAACGEEEGLATATIDPAEIEKVRRRIPCAQDRNVHAYRPTRQKK from the coding sequence ATGACCCGACCGTTCCAGGCGTCCGTCGTACAGTTCCGCATCGACATGGGAAACGTGGACGCCAACACCGCGCGCGCCTTCGCCCTTCTCGGGAAAGCCGCCGCAAGCGGGGCGGCACTCTGCGTACTGCCGGAGATGTGGAGCACCGGTTTCGCCTACGACAGGCTGGTTGCGCTCTCATCCACCACTCCCGGAATGCTGAAAAGGCTTCGCGCATTTGCATCGGGGCATCGCATGGCTATTGCCGGTTCCCTCCCCGAGAGGAAAGGCGGATCCGTGTACAACACGCTGTACACGATCGACCGCGACGGCACGATCGCAGGTAAATACCGGAAGGCCCACCTGTTCCAGCCTTCAGGCGAGCACCTGCACTTCCTGAAAGGGACCGGCGCCCGCGTCGTCGAGACCGCTGTCGGGAGCGTCGGTCCCCTCATATGCTACGACCTGCGGTTCCCCGAGCTGTCGCGAAAATATTTCCTGGAAGGGGCGTCTCTCTTTTGCGTCAGCGCGCAGTGGCCGTCCATCCGAAAGGCCCATTGGGATCTGTTGATCACGGCGAGGGCTGTGGAGAACCAGCTCTTCGTCCTCGCCTCCAACGCCGTCGAACGATCGGGGGACTTCCGGTTCGCGGGGGGATCGATGATCGTGTCTCCCTGGGGCGCGCAATTGGCCGCCTGCGGGGAGGAGGAAGGGCTGGCGACGGCGACGATCGACCCTGCGGAGATAGAAAAGGTCAGGAGGAGGATCCCGTGCGCGCAGGACAGGAACGTTCACGCCTATCGGCCGACCCGTCAAAAAAAATAA
- a CDS encoding ComF family protein codes for MYEGHVREGIRGAKYARRFLPAEALADRLFEAIRGKWADRFPDGFRPSVVPVPIRPLKYFRRGFNLPALVGAALSRRARWQFDPGALRRSGGNRPQAGLKIKVREENVRGAFLVPEGIAAPGDVLLLDDVYTSGATAREAARALKTAGAKNIVVLTVARAVP; via the coding sequence GTGTATGAAGGACATGTCCGCGAAGGGATACGCGGGGCGAAGTACGCCCGCCGCTTCCTGCCCGCGGAAGCGCTGGCTGACCGGCTGTTCGAGGCGATCCGTGGAAAGTGGGCCGACCGCTTTCCGGACGGCTTCCGGCCGTCCGTCGTCCCGGTACCGATCCGGCCGCTCAAATATTTCCGGCGCGGATTCAACCTGCCCGCGCTCGTCGGTGCGGCCCTTTCGCGGCGTGCGAGGTGGCAGTTCGATCCCGGGGCACTCAGGCGGTCCGGCGGCAACCGCCCCCAGGCGGGGCTGAAAATCAAAGTCAGGGAGGAAAACGTCCGCGGCGCCTTCCTGGTTCCTGAGGGAATTGCAGCGCCCGGCGACGTCCTGCTGCTGGACGACGTCTACACATCCGGGGCCACGGCCAGGGAAGCCGCGCGCGCCTTGAAAACCGCGGGGGCGAAGAATATAGTGGTGCTGACGGTGGCCCGCGCCGTCCCCTGA
- a CDS encoding tetratricopeptide repeat protein — MAVRLLFLLFVIILVGFTYISLLNGQHIQFFFSATRMAEVSVSELAILSFSLGAALVILGTLVKDVTLASKNWKERREKQRKEAARARVAKAQDFHRRGMLDEAVKELERSLSVNPDDREALELLSAVETERGNSLEAVKALTRLKQIDPSDLSVFFRLAALYRRMNDLDNALSLLETIEDSEGENPRAWEGLRDIHILRNEMVPAYAMQKKIMKRNGKSASAADQDLFIALRYEKAVVRMAEGKTDDAERRLRDLIKEQPQFSPSYIALSEHKRSRGNLEEATDLLIKGYRATHNAVFLIKLEDLGVETVNPQSVIAVYTELLQEIPSDFDANLFMGKFFLRLEMNDEAVEQLLKAESLEPERESVHILLAEAFRRRGRYEPACQHYQRAFAYKRRYLIPFRCSKCGKGTIKWAPRCAACGTWNGYAIDHGSREYAIPASIR, encoded by the coding sequence ATGGCCGTCCGCCTGCTCTTCCTGCTTTTCGTCATCATCCTGGTGGGATTCACCTACATTTCCCTCCTTAACGGCCAGCATATCCAGTTCTTCTTCTCCGCCACGCGCATGGCGGAGGTGAGCGTAAGCGAGCTCGCCATCCTCTCCTTCTCGCTCGGAGCGGCGCTCGTCATCCTGGGCACGCTGGTCAAGGACGTCACCCTCGCGTCGAAGAACTGGAAGGAGCGCAGGGAAAAGCAGCGCAAGGAGGCGGCCCGCGCCCGGGTGGCCAAGGCGCAGGACTTCCACAGGAGGGGGATGCTCGACGAAGCGGTAAAGGAGCTGGAGCGCAGCCTGTCCGTCAATCCGGACGACCGCGAAGCCCTCGAGCTTCTCTCCGCGGTGGAGACGGAACGGGGAAATTCGCTCGAAGCGGTGAAGGCGCTGACCCGTCTGAAGCAGATCGATCCCTCGGACCTCTCCGTCTTCTTCCGTCTTGCCGCGCTTTACCGGCGGATGAACGACCTGGACAACGCCCTTTCCCTCCTTGAAACCATAGAGGACAGCGAGGGGGAAAACCCCCGCGCCTGGGAGGGACTGCGGGACATCCACATTCTCCGCAACGAAATGGTTCCGGCGTACGCGATGCAGAAGAAGATCATGAAACGGAACGGGAAGTCCGCGTCCGCAGCGGACCAGGATCTTTTCATCGCTCTCCGTTACGAGAAGGCCGTGGTACGTATGGCCGAAGGGAAGACCGACGACGCGGAACGGCGACTGCGGGACCTTATCAAGGAGCAGCCGCAATTCTCCCCCTCGTACATCGCCCTTTCCGAGCACAAGCGGTCGCGCGGAAACCTCGAGGAAGCCACCGACCTGCTCATCAAGGGCTACCGGGCCACGCACAACGCGGTCTTCCTCATCAAGCTCGAGGACCTGGGCGTCGAGACGGTGAATCCACAGTCCGTGATCGCCGTCTACACAGAGCTGCTCCAGGAGATCCCGTCCGACTTCGACGCCAACCTGTTCATGGGAAAATTCTTCCTGCGTCTCGAGATGAACGACGAGGCGGTGGAACAGTTGTTGAAGGCGGAGTCGCTGGAGCCGGAGCGGGAGTCGGTGCACATCCTCCTCGCGGAGGCGTTCCGGCGGAGGGGCCGATATGAACCCGCCTGCCAGCACTACCAGCGCGCCTTTGCCTACAAGCGGCGCTATCTTATCCCATTCCGCTGTTCGAAATGCGGCAAAGGCACCATCAAGTGGGCGCCTCGCTGCGCCGCATGCGGAACCTGGAACGGGTACGCCATCGACCACGGCAGCCGGGAGTACGCAATCCCGGCTTCCATCCGCTGA